Part of the Candoia aspera isolate rCanAsp1 chromosome 1, rCanAsp1.hap2, whole genome shotgun sequence genome, AGTTAAAATTTTGGGAAAGATTTCTGAAGAGATACTTACACCTAGAAtccttggaaaaatatttttgatggcAACTTAGTATTATCCAGATAATACTACAGGTAGAAGAAATGAGGTTAACCAGGACTAGGTAGTGAGCTTAGGTTAAATCTGGACCAAACCTTTGATCGCTCATGCACCCCATCATTTCAGGCTACTTATAATCCACATTACGTTGCTTTATTTGGTGGCCAATATTTTTGTCTCAGCAGAAACAACGTGGCTTTCTCTGAAGATGCTGAATCCCCAGTGGAGTCGTCTTTTGGCCATTATGGGAGTTCTGCTCATCCATTCAGTGGCAGGAGTGCATAGCCTCTGTTGGGACAGCAGTTGGTGTTGGGACATGAACACGGAAGTGAAGATGATGGTAAGTGGATTGGTCACCTAAGTCCCTCTTCTTCTTGGATGGTTGTATTTGGGAGAGAAGACATAGAACTTGGACTACCCATGAAGTGGTTGTAAATTCAATTCAGGTAAACCCAAGGAAATGCCTTGAAATGATTGTATGGAACTTGTTACCCCATGTTGTGAGTGACAGCCACTTGCTTACATGTGGATTCAATGGAGATTATTCAAATTGATGAAGAAGGCATTGTATATCATTAATGATTAACTGGCTGTGATAATCATATGACGCCAGTGCTTCTGGCTTTATTTCACAGGCCCTTCTAAAGCCCTGAATGGCCTGGGATCAGAGTATTTATAACAAGTCCACAAGCAGGATCTCAAGCTTACATGCAGTCCCTCCAAAGGATTGGATGTAGTCTTCAAAAATCCAGAAGCAAATTGTAATGTGTAATGTGATCTAAGGAGGAAACTATTATATACATTGGAAAAAATCAtaatttaattacaattaattttatgtATGCTTGTATGTatgctatgattttttaaaaagcctgatgGCAACTGACTGTGAACACTTTACATAAttaaaatccaatccaatccaatcaaaaATGGTTTTTATCATGCCTTAGTATCTacatactggtgtaggctttcatggccagtATGACTTTCACGGTCAGTATAACTGGCTGGTAGGGATGGTGGTAAGGGAAGGGCACCCTCATGATCAGCATGGCAGCAAAGCTGCATTTGAAAACCTCAAGGGACATTCCAAATGATGGCAGAATGGTGGCAAAATCTTTCCAAATCGTGGTCCCTGGAGTAACAAACTGGAAGTGGTGAGCAGGAGAAAAGTTCAGTGCTAAACAATAAACACACAAAGGAAACTGATTGCTGATACAGCATCTGCCTTGGTTTCATatggaaatgaaataattaatctAAGCATGGAAAGAGGAGGTATGTGGTAAGAATACCCTCCAATGGGAAACAGAACCCCGTCTTGGTTTGCAGAAAGACTGAACTTCTTGATGTAGTAACAAAGCCAGTAATTTtgcagattttaaagattaaaataacTGTTCTTTGCTGGGGAAAATAGTGGGGGAAGGAGGCATCTATAATGGGTTAGAGATGGGAAGGCTTCAGCAGTGTGGAAACTGCTGGTAAGTCAAGCTTCTAAAAAGGACGTTTGGAAGTTCAGGATGTTCACTGAAGAGAAAAGGATCCCATTTTGAATGTTCTTTGAGAAGCAAAGGCCAGATGTAAACCCAATAGCTGCATGAAGTGTTGACAGGAGTGATTTTGTCTTGTTATCTAATTCCATTTATGACCTCAGATCATTTATCTCACCTAGTCTAGAATCCAATTTCCAACAATGGCTGGAAATCTCCGAGAAGTTCACAAGTGGGaaagagaatgtaaaaaaaaaagttccatattTTTTTGCCACCTCTCATCACTGAGAAAAGCAGTTTCCACTTGTTCCCTTCCAAGTGAAACATATAGGAAATACTTTGGATGGGAGAATGCAAAAGCAGATGTGTCAAGAGTGGATTGACAGGCTAGATGAGATTTGTCCACTTTTTGGAGGTTCCAACTAATCTTAGATCAAGGTCTCCTCCCAAGCTGCTTCCTACTTTAAAGAAATGTATAATCTATGAGCTAATCAAGATTCTAAATATGagtgaatttaatttaaataggaaaaggcagctttagaaataCTTGCTTGCAAATTAACAAAGGTCTTGCAGATTTGCTGGTGAGCCTGACTCTCATGCCAAGGCACCAAAACTGAGAAAAGCGGGGAAGGGGAATTTGCTCTAGGTGGTATTGAAAGCTGTACAGTGGTTTTTAAATCAACATCTTCCTGCCTTGTCTCTGTTTCCACTGCAGGAGTGTCTCAGGGCCTGCAGAACGGGCCTCTCAAATGAGTCTCCAGTATATCCAGGAACTGGTCACATGCAGCCTCTGCCTGAAAATATTCAGAAGTACATCCACTGGAACAAATTTGGGAAGGGTAACAGCAATGGCAGCAACTTAGGCTATAAAGGAAAGGACCTTTCGCGTGACTCCAGTGCAGACCTCTTCTCGGCCTCTTCCCAAgagagctgggaaggagactTGGAAAGCCAGCAAGAGTCCCGTGAAAGGCAAGAAGGCAAGAGGTCGTATGCAATGGAGCACTTCCGATGGGGGAAGCCAGTGGGCAGGAAAAGACGACCCATCAAAGTGAATCCAAATGGGGTAGAAGAGGAGTCATCAGAGAGTTATCCCCAGGAGTTCAGAAGAGACCTTTCCTGGGAGTTGGAGAACCCTGAACTTGACTCCTCAGAGGAAAAGCAGAGCAGTGAAGCCACCATGTTGGACAAAGAAATGCAGCcgagaaaaataaagaaagataaTGCTGCCTACAAGATGCACCACTTTCGGTGGAATGCCCCAGCCCTGCCCAAGAAGAAGCGCTACGGTGGCTTCATGACCTCAGAGCACAGTCACACTCCTCTAGTGACTCTTTTTAAGAATGCCATCATTAAAACTGCTTATAAGAAAGGCCAGTAAGGGTGAGGGAGATCAAGACCGAAAGCACCCTTGCATGGTGGTGATGGGGAGAAGGGTCTGGGCACCCCGCATATAAATTTCTCTGACATATTTCATGACAATATTGTTAATGGATATCATTTATTTTCGTTGTTCTTACTTATTAATATTAACTAAGAAACTTGCTGCTTAGGAGACGCTTTCACGTTTGCCTTCTGGTTTTGAATATACCAATAATTGGTGGGAGGCATGGGTGGCAGATGTTCAAGGTGGCATCTGTCATTGTGTGTAAGTAAGCCGGAAGAAGAGCTAAAGGCATAGTTATCTTTCAGAGGgacagattatttttatattttaaaccagCTGTACAATACTGTAAATGAAAGGATTAAAGTTATAAAATACTACTACTAAGAATAATGATAATACATCTTTTGCAAGCTAATTAAGTCTCTGAGGTTGTCTTTTGGTCACCTGGAGTGCAGTTGTCATGATTTCAGAGTCTTCTGCTCTGCAGCAGGCAGGGATGCAATTTAGAATGGGatcaacattaaaaaagaatgatGAATTAAGACCGAGAAGGCACACCTTTGGGAGGAAGACTATGTTTGGACTTGCTTTTGTGGGCCAAGAGTTAGTCCAGAAGTGAGTAGACCAAGAGTGGGCAAGGCCAAATCACTTTTAGATACATTGCCCAAGGGAAATGGGTGTGACCTCCCAATATTTACCATTTCCCTCCTCCCAGATTACATCGGCTACCCAATTTGGTTTGGGAATTGTTCTGCTGAGTTTTAAGGGTAAATCACCTGGTCACAACTGGGCTGAAAATGAGGATACACTTGAACCACCCAAAGGAACTTCCACATAACACAGTTTTGACCCCTCAGTCTCTCCAAAGCAGTTTGAAGCTGGTTTGCAGCCATCTTTGCTCTAGAGACCTTGGACCTCTGAGAACAGGCAGGGAATAGCATGACACAATTGATGCTCCCTCCAGCTAACCAATGGGAGAGGGCCAAAAATTATCACTGAGTCAGTGCCCTGCCTCCTGAGGTGTGGTTGCTGCTGGAGTTAGAGAAACCCCTTGCAAACCCACCCTACCTAAAaaagtatgtctgtgtgtgtgtttgggagaGAAATGACTAGATTTCTCCCTGTGTTTGCAGTACGTGTGGTATACATTTGTTTACTTTTCAAAAATCTAAGCTGTTGGTACAAAGGGAAAGTTGCTTAGCCATCAAGATGCCATTCTTACTGCCCTTTCACTCCCACTGAAAACTGGAAGGATAGTATAACACCGTAGTTTTCAGCCAGGTGCTTTTCCCAGGAGCAGCCTATAGTTCACAGATTAGGGCCGTGGGGCAGTGGTGTGGGGGCTCAGAAATGGCACACTAGAGTAAAGGGGTTGAGAGGTGGGGTGAGGCAAGGTTTCGTTGTTTACCTCAGCAGGGAAAATTAAGTCCAACAGTGAAACTGTTCAGACACCAACTAGAAGGATTACAATCAGGTTCTCTGGCACCTTTACTACAGAGCTCTGAGTTCAGGTGGTGGGAGTTGATGGGAAAGAAGGTTCCAGGAAACTGGCCTTTCCTCAAGTTGTACAGATCTCTAGCACTGCAAATggcagagtccctcttttgggggagatgggtggtgactaaatttgaataataaataaataaaaatctgaattTCACTGCAGACAGCCTGGGAGAAAATCAACTGAgttgccaaaggaagaggggaggaTTGGGAACACAACAGTGCAGCACTAATGTCCAGGGGCATACATATTGCTCAGTGGACTCAGACAACCCAGCACTGGATTACAATGAAACAAAACATGTAGACAGCCTTCTGTAATGTTATACTTTGGAAATGTGTTGGATCACAGACCCATTAATCCCAACTATCATGGCCAAATGTCACAGCTTCGGGAAAGCAGCTCTGGACTGAGGGCCACAATCCCTCATGAGAAGATGCCCTCGACATAAACTGCCAGTTCCGAGACTTAACTGGAGGTCCACATGGCTCCTTTTCTGAAATGGGTGAAGAAGTAACATCGAGGTGCAAAGGACATTATCTTCTTAAATATGGCCATTCCCCAATCTTGTACATTTACTTATAAACTAGGAATGCAAACTGTGCAACTTGTGGCCACCTGTGGCCTGCTAGCATCCATTTTATCTCCTCAGAATGGGTAGGGCCAATATTTGACCCATTTTTGCTTTGAGGGGAGATCCAGAAAGGTTTAATTAGCAAGAatgggtgacttaggcatctgcAAGAGTTAAGGCCCCATTGTATCTTTAGGCCCTGTTACGTGTGGAATGCAACTCACAACTTACCACACAAGCCTGGTGCAACTCTTGAGCCaacagaagtttatttatttatttatcaatcaaatttgtcactgcccatctcctccaagcggaagggctctgggcggtttacagtataaaacaataaatatacagtataataaaacttcaatataaaacacactataaaacaatttcacagctGTGCATCCTTATTCAAGAGTCTGCAAAGTAAAAGTTTGACTGAAGGCATATCCCATGCTCTTGTTGGCTTGACTGGCTTAGTTGAAGAAAAGCCTGCCTGGACTAAGAtgctttggcaacagcttgcagTGTGAACTACAGACTACCACAtcctcccattggacaattccCCTGCTTCTGTGCCTTCCCACCTCTCTTttccaggaaagcaattgccaattactttccagagggagggagggagagagagatctgagaGGTATCTCTAGAGCAAGGAGATATATCAACAGCGACATTGACATACATGtaaatgtatatacacacacatacatgtacaaagttaaatttatatttacatgATTAAAGCATCAACATGCAGATACATGCAAGCCCAACAAGCAGCTTAAAAAATGTCCTTCTTTCCAATATGCTCTCTAATAGATTCTGTACTTCTTACCAAGATCAAGGAAATAGCATACAGTCATGGTTAAAATCTTTACTTAGGATAGAGAAGGTTGGTGGTTTAAAACTCagcaggtttttttaaattatgttttttctGCAGCGGGTACTTCCCCCTGCTCTCTTTTATTTTAAGTAAGTCTCACCAATTTCACCAGTTTACCATCTTCCCAATCATCTGAGGTAGAAGGATTTCACTCTCAGCTCCCAAATGGCACAAATAAACCTCAGAACATATCCCATCTGGAGGAACAGGTAGAAGCTGTGACCAGGAGGGCTTTTACACAACTCCATCTGGTGTGACAGCCACAACCTTTCCTGGAGCAGGAGGGTCTCCTTTCCACCACTCATGCTTTAGTCAGCTCTTGTTGGGACTGTTGTAATAtgttctacatgaggctgcctctgaagaccactcagaagctacaattggcccagaatgcagcaacttGAGTAGCGACGGGCATTTCACAATCTAGCAGGTTAACATTGCTAGTCTGAGAGGTGCGCTAGTTCCTTGTTTGCTTCTGTGTGCAATTCAAAGttctagttatcacctttaaagaccttcatggctcAGGATTGTATTAAGAACCGTCTTttcccaattgtttctgcccaatGGCAGAAGTGGTAGAACGGGCCCTTTTCAGGTCCTTCACTCAGGGAATGCTATCAGCAGAAGCCTCAGAGGGGGGCCTTTTCAACTGCTCCCTctgctctttggaacagcattccccctaaGATCCCTATGGCCCACCTACCCTGCTGGGTGAGGGTAGGGTTAGGGTGAAattaaaggtgctggttaccaccaaGAAAGCCTTGCATAGTTGCCTATATCTTATTACCTCTGCTCACACAATGAgatctgacagggttggcatgttccacgaaacaatgccatctggtggggtccaggaagcatgctttctctgtgcagcacctgccctatggaacagcataccCCTGGGAGTCAGACTGCCCttaccctgctggccttctggaaagtctTGAAAACCTGTTTTGTAATGGTTGAGAATATGATCATGGTTGGTCTCAGATATACTACAGTACGTTGTTCttatttttcttggctttttgttgttgttttgttttaattctatgCTAGCTACCAAGACttgcagtgaatgaatgaatgaatgaatcctagacttctcagcaaaagcaTGTTGGCTAAAGAATTCCAGGAATTAAAGTTCATATACTGGGGGAAACCTACTTTGGAGACATCTGCTCAGGGTTGGTTacctcttccctctctcccaaCTGTTGGTTTATGTCTAGTATTTCTCCCATTACTTTTTCAATTTCCTTGCAATCTCTCACACCTTCAAGGCTGTTAAAACTGACTTC contains:
- the POMC gene encoding pro-opiomelanocortin, coding for MLNPQWSRLLAIMGVLLIHSVAGVHSLCWDSSWCWDMNTEVKMMECLRACRTGLSNESPVYPGTGHMQPLPENIQKYIHWNKFGKGNSNGSNLGYKGKDLSRDSSADLFSASSQESWEGDLESQQESRERQEGKRSYAMEHFRWGKPVGRKRRPIKVNPNGVEEESSESYPQEFRRDLSWELENPELDSSEEKQSSEATMLDKEMQPRKIKKDNAAYKMHHFRWNAPALPKKKRYGGFMTSEHSHTPLVTLFKNAIIKTAYKKGQ